GGCGCTTCCTCTGTTAGCTTCGTATCGCAGCTACACCCGTCGGACGTACCACCGAGCAGATTTTTCCAAAAGCCTTTCTTTTTAGCCATGTAAGATCCCTCCTTATAAGACAAAATTGAAAACATAGCCTGTAATCGTTGCAACAGCAAAGATACACAATACAAATGCGATAACCATCTTTTTCTTAAAGATAGCGTTCAGCAATGAGACTTCGGGAATACTTGCGCCCGCCCCACCTAAAATCAATGCGATCATAACGCCAGGGGCAACACCCTTAGCAATCAGGATACCTGCAATGGGGATCATGGTTTCGACACGGATATACATGGGAATGCCGACAATAGCAGCCAAAGGGACTGCCCACAGGTTATTTGCGCCGGCAAAACCAGACAGCAGATCAGTGGGGATAAACTCGTATATGAAAGCGCCGATCCCTGCGCCCAGAAGCAGGAACAGCACGACCCCTTTGAACAGGCCGAAGGAATCCTTCAATGCGAATTTAATAGCTTGAGCTTGCCTCTGCCAGAAAGTACCCTCCAGTGTCTCCCAGCTTACGCCGTCCTGATGACCGCCCTTGACTGTGACTTTCTTGACTTCTTTTTCAAAGCCCAATTTGTCAAGGATAAGTCCCATCACTACGGCAAACGAAAAAGTGAAGATGGTGTAAACGATAGTAGCTTTTACGCCAAAGAATGCCGCCATCAGGGTAAGAATGGCCGGATTCAAAATGGGCGATGTCAGCAGGAAGGAAATCGCTCCGTTAAAGGGGGCGCCGCTCTTGAACAGGCCAACCAGAACCGGGATCGTGGAGCAGGAACAAAACGGTGTGACCGCTCCCAACAGCGCGCCAAGCACACTGTTCAGCCCTTTACGCGGGGTGCTCAACACGCGCTTGATCCGCTCCTGGGAAATATAGATCTGCAGCAGGGCAACCACAAAGCTGATGCCAATGAACAGTCCGAACAGTTCGCCAAACAGCATCAGAAATGTTTGCCCCGCATGAATAAGTGTTTCAGATGTAAACGTTATCGTCGCCTTCTTTCAACTGTAAGTCCAGGCCTTTTTCGATTTGACAGCCTAACTTTGTCGTAGTCAGTTCAAGAAGCATCGCGGCGGCGTTTTGTCCGCCGCTGTTGCTGATCGAATAATACGTCCACTTGCCATCTTCGCGTCCTTTCACGACCCCGGTATCACAAAGTATCTTCATGTGGTAGGAAAGCGTTGATTGCGGCATATCCAACCTGTCGATCAATTCACAGGCACATTTTTCACCATCGCGCAGCAGTTCAAGAATACACAATCGTTTTTCATCACCGAACGCCTTGAATAGTTTAGCCTGCTCTGCATATGACGCGGCCATATCGTCACCTCAAATCTAAAATTCTTGATTTAAATATAACGCCAAATCGAAAAAAGTCAATATGTTTTTTGAAATCTTTAACCATATACCGAACGGTACGTACGGTGGTGCGAGGGGACGGCTGCTCAAATAACGGGCAGCCTCCGCAAAGTCGGAGGGGTCAGACCCAAAGTCGGAGGGGTCAGACCTACACAATTGACATATTCATATATTTCACACAATTGACACTATTAAGAGAAAACGAAGAAGTCAGACCTAACACAGGCTAATGTCAAATTAAGTTCGCAATTTAATTAGGACTCCTTTAACCTGCGCAACTCTTGATGATAGCTAGTATGCCTCATTCTCCGTCATCCCCGTACGCCTTTGAGCGGGGATCCAGGTCCGCCGCACCCTCCGTCATCCCCGTACGCCTTTGAGCGGGGATCCAGGTCCGCCGCACCTTCAGTCATCCCCGTACGCCTTTGAGCGGGGATCCAGGTCCGCCGCACCCTCCGTCATCCCCGTATGCCTCTGAGCGGGGATCCAGGTCCACCGTTTCCATTTTTGAATGTGATTTCAGTCTTCATTTTTATAAGTTTTTGAACGGGGGTCCTGTAAGGCAATAAAGTTGCTTTAGGAAAAGGCAAAAGATTTAAACCAGACCTGGGTTCCCGCTCAGGGGCATACGGGAACGACACGTGGCGGGAAGCCAAGGCCAGACCTGGGTTCCCGCTCAGGGGCATACGGGAACGACACGGGGCGGAAAGCCAAGGCCAGACCTGGGTTCCCGCTCAGAGGCATACGGGAACGACTGAGGGTGGGGCATACGGGAGCGACTGACCACTGATCAGGAAAAGCTTTTACTGTCATGTGGCTCCGCCGCACAGGAAGATATACGGAAACGCCTGCGTCCTTTAAGTTGTATGTTTCATAACTCCTTGATTTTCAACATCATTATGATATAATATGATACATAAAAATAAAAAAATATATCAATAACATATCATAAAGGAGGCGGGCTTATGGACCGTAAAACACACAACATCAGCTATAGCAGTTATATAAGGGATACAATAAAAAAGATCCCCGAAGGACAACCTATAGTTTTTAACAGTATAACCAATAATCTGGTTAAAAAATACAACATCGATAAGGCCCATGCAAACCAGATCGTTACACTGAATATCAACCGCCTTGCTGATAATAATATTGTTGAAAGGTTGTATAAAGGTGTCTATTATCGTCCCAAAAATACGCCTCTTGGCAAACTCAGGATAGATCCTAAAAATATGTTTATAGAACAACTGACAAAGGAAGGAGAC
The sequence above is a segment of the Synergistaceae bacterium genome. Coding sequences within it:
- a CDS encoding metalloregulator ArsR/SmtB family transcription factor → MAASYAEQAKLFKAFGDEKRLCILELLRDGEKCACELIDRLDMPQSTLSYHMKILCDTGVVKGREDGKWTYYSISNSGGQNAAAMLLELTTTKLGCQIEKGLDLQLKEGDDNVYI
- a CDS encoding permease; protein product: MLFGELFGLFIGISFVVALLQIYISQERIKRVLSTPRKGLNSVLGALLGAVTPFCSCSTIPVLVGLFKSGAPFNGAISFLLTSPILNPAILTLMAAFFGVKATIVYTIFTFSFAVVMGLILDKLGFEKEVKKVTVKGGHQDGVSWETLEGTFWQRQAQAIKFALKDSFGLFKGVVLFLLLGAGIGAFIYEFIPTDLLSGFAGANNLWAVPLAAIVGIPMYIRVETMIPIAGILIAKGVAPGVMIALILGGAGASIPEVSLLNAIFKKKMVIAFVLCIFAVATITGYVFNFVL